A genomic segment from Actinoplanes sichuanensis encodes:
- a CDS encoding isoprenyl transferase produces the protein MAHGAGAALAPACRSTGVEPVSPRPPTPHISGARPPQLPSAALPKHVAIVMDGNGRWAKERGLSRTKGHEQGEHSLFDTIEGAIEIGVPYLSAYAFSTENWKRSPEEVRFLMGFNRDVIRRRRDQLVDLGVRVVWSGRAGRLWKSVISELQTAEEMSRHNTKLTLQFCVNYGGQAEIADAAAAIARDVAAGKLKADKVNEKTIAKYLYHPEIPEVDMFLRPSGEQRTSNFLLWQSAYAEMVYLDTLWPDFDRRHLWYACELFAQRDRRFGGALPNPVSPT, from the coding sequence ATGGCACATGGAGCGGGCGCTGCGCTCGCTCCCGCTTGTCGATCGACGGGAGTTGAACCTGTGAGCCCGCGTCCGCCCACCCCGCACATCTCCGGTGCCAGGCCACCCCAGTTGCCCTCGGCGGCGTTGCCGAAACACGTGGCGATCGTCATGGACGGCAACGGCCGCTGGGCCAAGGAGCGCGGGTTGTCCCGGACCAAGGGGCACGAGCAGGGGGAGCACTCGCTCTTCGACACGATCGAGGGCGCCATCGAGATCGGCGTCCCGTATCTGTCGGCCTACGCCTTCTCCACCGAGAACTGGAAGCGCTCACCCGAGGAGGTGCGCTTCCTGATGGGCTTCAACCGCGACGTCATCCGCCGCCGCCGCGATCAGCTCGTCGACCTCGGTGTGCGGGTCGTCTGGTCCGGGCGGGCCGGGCGGCTGTGGAAGAGCGTCATCTCCGAGCTCCAGACCGCCGAGGAGATGAGCCGGCACAACACGAAACTGACCCTCCAGTTCTGCGTCAACTACGGCGGCCAGGCCGAGATCGCCGACGCGGCCGCGGCCATCGCACGGGACGTGGCGGCGGGCAAGCTCAAGGCCGACAAGGTCAACGAGAAGACCATCGCGAAATACCTCTACCACCCGGAGATCCCCGAGGTGGACATGTTCCTGCGGCCGTCCGGCGAGCAGCGTACGTCGAACTTCCTGCTCTGGCAGTCGGCGTATGCCGAGATGGTCTACCTGGACACGCTCTGGCCCGACTTCGACCGCCGCCACCTGTGGTATGCGTGCGAGCTTTTCGCCCAGCGAGACAGGCGTTTCGGCGGGGCGCTGCCCAATCCCGTCAGCCCCACGTGA
- the recO gene encoding DNA repair protein RecO gives MPAGYRRQLYRDDAVVLRVQKLGESDRIVTLLTRRHGRLRAVARGVRRTSSRFGARLEPFGHIDLQLAGSPEGLGSALHSVSQVEAVTLYGKSFLTDYPRYTAASAICETAERLTPVEREPALRLFQLTLGALKALSAGEHSGSLVLDAYLLRAMAFAGWAPAITECAVCGTAGQHAAFSVPAGGSVCPDCRPPGSAHPSPDTLGLMSALSCGDWAVADSSAPSVRRECSGLVAAHLQWHMERALRSLPLVDRRELNL, from the coding sequence GTGCCCGCCGGATACCGCCGCCAGCTCTACCGCGACGACGCGGTGGTCCTGCGTGTGCAGAAACTCGGCGAGAGCGACCGGATCGTCACCCTCCTGACCCGCCGCCACGGCAGGTTGCGGGCCGTCGCCCGGGGTGTCCGCCGCACCTCGTCGCGTTTCGGTGCCCGGCTCGAGCCGTTCGGGCACATCGATCTCCAACTCGCCGGGTCCCCCGAGGGCCTGGGCAGCGCGCTGCACTCGGTCAGCCAGGTCGAGGCGGTCACCCTCTACGGCAAGAGCTTCCTCACCGACTACCCGCGCTACACCGCGGCCAGCGCGATCTGCGAGACCGCCGAGCGCCTCACCCCGGTCGAGCGGGAGCCCGCGCTGCGCCTGTTCCAGCTCACCCTGGGTGCGCTCAAAGCGCTCTCCGCGGGCGAGCACTCGGGCAGTCTGGTGCTCGACGCCTACCTGCTGCGGGCGATGGCCTTCGCCGGGTGGGCGCCGGCGATCACCGAGTGCGCGGTCTGCGGCACCGCCGGGCAGCACGCGGCGTTCTCGGTCCCGGCCGGCGGCTCGGTCTGCCCCGACTGCCGGCCGCCCGGCTCCGCCCATCCCAGCCCCGACACCCTCGGCCTGATGTCCGCCCTCAGCTGCGGCGACTGGGCGGTGGCGGACTCGTCCGCGCCGTCGGTGCGCCGCGAGTGCAGCGGGCTCGTCGCCGCCCACCTGCAATGGCACATGGAGCGGGCGCTGCGCTCGCTCCCGCTTGTCGATCGACGGGAGTTGAACCTGTGA
- a CDS encoding DUF4097 family beta strand repeat-containing protein, producing MTRRVALILAAVSVGALAGCDGVVGARMTFDDTETAKVTEVVLTGGASNVTVEADSSATETHIRREIWGGTDPGGSYTLTGGVLTLDGDCGRDCRVDFVVTTPAGTAVKGELRSGDVMLRGIGAVDLKLTSGDVMVENATGPVKVRTTSGDLNVNGGSAINLESNSGNLSVMDVTGPVTAKASSGDLTLKLSAAASVTASVNSGDIDLMVPAGDYRVRAMSGSGDRNIIGITDDPTSDKVLELRTGGGDLTVTGD from the coding sequence ATGACCCGCAGAGTTGCCCTGATCCTCGCCGCCGTCTCGGTGGGCGCCCTCGCCGGCTGTGATGGCGTGGTGGGCGCTCGGATGACCTTCGACGACACCGAAACCGCCAAGGTCACCGAGGTCGTGCTGACCGGCGGCGCGAGCAATGTCACGGTCGAGGCCGACTCCTCGGCGACCGAGACCCACATCCGCCGGGAGATCTGGGGCGGCACCGATCCGGGCGGCTCCTACACGTTGACCGGCGGGGTGCTCACTCTGGACGGCGACTGCGGCCGGGACTGCCGGGTCGACTTCGTGGTCACCACCCCGGCGGGGACGGCGGTGAAGGGTGAGCTGCGTTCCGGCGATGTGATGCTGCGCGGGATCGGTGCGGTCGACCTGAAGCTGACCTCGGGTGATGTGATGGTGGAGAACGCCACGGGCCCGGTGAAGGTGCGGACGACCTCGGGCGATCTCAACGTGAACGGCGGTTCCGCGATCAACCTCGAGTCGAATTCGGGCAACCTCTCCGTGATGGACGTGACCGGGCCGGTGACCGCCAAGGCGAGCTCCGGTGACCTGACTCTCAAGCTGTCCGCGGCGGCCTCGGTGACCGCCTCGGTGAACAGCGGTGACATCGACCTGATGGTGCCCGCCGGAGACTACCGGGTGCGCGCGATGAGTGGCTCCGGCGACCGGAACATCATCGGGATCACCGACGATCCGACCTCGGACAAGGTGCTGGAGTTGCGGACCGGCGGCGGTGACCTGACGGTCACCGGAGACTGA
- a CDS encoding acyltransferase family protein: MRNRYLDLLRAVATVRVVIYHITGWAAFTVVLPAMSVMFALAGSLMAASLDRFGVWAVERRIRRLLPSLWVLASIAVAVMLATGTSSRSTMLLLWGFPIDTPEATGWWVQGLSHTWYLRDFLWLVLLSPLVLPVYRRFPLATILTPYLALIVITLAGLTVPPVAQSLALYGGAWLLGFAHHDGHLERLGRRRLLGIAAAITVPAFAWIATHPGPRGWDLNDIPLGNALWSAAFILVVLGCIRPVISGSRVLTVLNARALTIYLWHVPVVVAVTQFGERHGLPIIGWVGIGWRLTVVAILLAGLVIVFGWIEDVAAGRPPVLLPGRRIPIPVSPAPAGPREPEPAVSLR; the protein is encoded by the coding sequence ATGCGAAATCGGTACCTGGACCTGCTGCGTGCCGTGGCGACCGTCCGGGTCGTGATCTACCACATCACCGGCTGGGCCGCGTTCACCGTGGTCCTTCCGGCGATGTCGGTCATGTTCGCACTGGCGGGGTCGCTCATGGCGGCCTCGCTGGACCGGTTCGGGGTATGGGCGGTCGAGCGCCGGATCCGCCGCCTGCTGCCGTCGCTGTGGGTCCTCGCATCGATCGCGGTCGCCGTCATGCTGGCCACCGGCACCTCCAGTCGGAGCACGATGCTCCTGCTCTGGGGTTTCCCGATCGACACGCCGGAGGCCACCGGCTGGTGGGTTCAGGGGCTCAGCCACACCTGGTACCTGCGTGACTTCCTCTGGCTGGTGCTGCTCTCGCCGCTGGTGCTGCCCGTCTACCGCCGGTTTCCGCTGGCCACGATTCTCACCCCGTACCTCGCCCTGATCGTGATCACGCTGGCCGGGCTGACCGTGCCGCCCGTCGCGCAGAGCCTCGCCCTCTACGGCGGGGCGTGGCTGCTCGGCTTCGCCCACCACGACGGCCACCTGGAACGGCTCGGCCGCCGCCGGCTGCTCGGCATCGCGGCGGCGATCACCGTCCCCGCCTTCGCCTGGATCGCCACCCACCCCGGCCCACGCGGCTGGGACCTCAACGACATCCCGCTCGGCAACGCCCTCTGGTCGGCCGCGTTCATCCTGGTCGTGCTCGGCTGCATCCGGCCGGTGATCAGCGGGAGCCGGGTACTCACCGTACTCAACGCCCGCGCCCTCACGATCTACCTGTGGCACGTGCCGGTGGTCGTGGCGGTCACCCAGTTCGGTGAGCGGCACGGCCTGCCGATCATCGGCTGGGTCGGGATCGGTTGGCGGCTCACCGTCGTCGCGATCCTGCTGGCCGGGCTGGTCATCGTCTTCGGCTGGATCGAGGACGTGGCCGCCGGCCGGCCCCCGGTGCTACTGCCCGGCCGGCGGATCCCCATCCCCGTTTCGCCGGCCCCGGCCGGCCCCCGCGAGCCCGAGCCGGCCGTCAGTCTCCGGTGA
- the era gene encoding GTPase Era, with amino-acid sequence MRTGKGFSQKKHRHKAARAAAPQDDVYRAGFACFVGRPNAGKSTLTNAIVGQKIAITSNKPQTTRHVIRGILHRPDAQLVLVDTPGLHRPRTLLGERLNDLVREVWSEVDVIGVCFPADEPIGRGDRFISSEISELKAKVIAVVTKVDLVDPQTLAQRLLAVSELYDFADIVPVSAVSGHQVEILTDVMVKHMPESPQLYPDDVLTDEPEQVLIGELIREAALEGVRDELPHSIAVLVEEMLVEGNLTRIFADIYVERDSQKSIVIGTRGARLKEVGTRARTEIEQLLGRRIYLDLHVRVAKEWQRDPKQLRKLGF; translated from the coding sequence GTGCGTACCGGAAAAGGGTTTTCTCAGAAGAAGCACCGGCACAAGGCCGCGCGTGCCGCCGCACCGCAAGACGACGTCTACCGTGCGGGTTTCGCCTGTTTCGTCGGTAGGCCGAACGCCGGAAAGTCGACCCTGACCAATGCGATCGTCGGGCAGAAGATCGCGATCACCTCGAACAAGCCGCAGACCACCAGGCATGTGATCCGTGGCATCCTGCACCGGCCGGACGCGCAGCTCGTGCTGGTCGACACGCCGGGTCTGCACCGCCCCCGGACGCTGCTCGGCGAGCGGCTGAACGACCTGGTCCGCGAGGTGTGGAGCGAGGTCGACGTGATCGGGGTGTGCTTCCCGGCGGACGAGCCGATCGGGCGTGGTGACAGGTTCATCTCGTCGGAGATCAGCGAGCTGAAGGCCAAGGTCATCGCCGTGGTGACCAAGGTGGACCTGGTCGACCCGCAGACCCTGGCGCAGCGACTGCTCGCCGTGTCCGAGCTGTATGACTTCGCGGACATCGTCCCGGTCAGCGCGGTCTCCGGGCACCAGGTGGAGATCCTGACCGACGTCATGGTCAAGCACATGCCGGAATCGCCACAGCTCTATCCGGACGACGTGCTCACCGACGAGCCGGAACAGGTGTTGATCGGCGAGCTGATCCGGGAGGCGGCGCTGGAGGGCGTCCGCGACGAGCTGCCGCACTCGATCGCCGTTCTCGTCGAGGAGATGCTGGTGGAGGGCAACCTCACCCGGATCTTCGCGGACATCTACGTGGAGCGCGACAGCCAGAAGTCGATCGTGATCGGCACCCGCGGCGCGCGGCTCAAGGAGGTCGGCACGCGGGCTCGCACAGAGATCGAACAGCTACTCGGTCGACGGATCTACCTGGACCTGCACGTTCGAGTGGCGAAGGAATGGCAGCGTGACCCCAAACAGCTGCGTAAGCTAGGTTTTTGA
- a CDS encoding cytidine/deoxycytidylate deaminase family protein, whose product MPDQTVTDHALSAEDAKLVTLARHSRTRVGAAEGAAVRDQDGRTYAAASVTLTSLSLTALQLAVAQAVSSGATRLEAAAVVTEASSLESAGLAAVRDLAADAPVHLAGPDGSLSGTVL is encoded by the coding sequence ATGCCTGACCAGACCGTTACCGATCATGCGCTGAGCGCCGAGGACGCCAAGTTGGTGACTCTCGCGCGCCATTCCCGGACCCGGGTGGGTGCGGCCGAGGGTGCTGCGGTGCGCGACCAGGACGGCCGCACCTACGCGGCCGCTTCGGTGACTTTGACCAGCCTTTCACTGACCGCATTGCAGCTCGCGGTGGCGCAGGCGGTGTCGTCCGGCGCTACCCGGCTGGAGGCGGCCGCGGTCGTCACCGAGGCGTCTTCGCTGGAGAGCGCGGGGCTCGCGGCGGTTCGTGACCTCGCGGCCGACGCGCCCGTGCACCTGGCGGGCCCGGACGGCTCGCTGTCCGGCACGGTTCTCTGA
- a CDS encoding hemolysin family protein: MDPASAGLPDLQLITLAVLLVLLAGLASMTDAALATVSHARATELAREGKRGAGALAAVASDVVRYVNLLLLLRLLCELTATTLVALVAVDTWGIGWQAALVSAGAMTLVSFVVVGVAPRTLGRQHAYAVGRATAPLVRWLGRVLNPLAKLLILIGNAVTPGKGFPEGPFGSQVELRELVDLAEQRGVVEHGEREMIHSVFTLGDTIAREVMVPRTEMVWIEAPKTLQQALYLFLRSGFSRIPVIGESVDDVLGVLYLKDVIRRTQNGDPAAIAQAVADAMRPANFVPESKPVDDLLSEMQAARNHLVIVVDEYGGTAGLVTIEDILEEIVGEITDEYDVERPPIEHLDDGAVRVAARLPIEDLGDVFGVELPADEVETVGGLLAQTLGRVPIPGAKAEVRGLHLTAEGTTGRRNRIDSVLVRRIRPEPGAEQDDQNVAENEERQPADA, from the coding sequence ATGGACCCCGCCTCGGCCGGCCTACCGGATCTGCAACTGATCACCCTCGCGGTCCTGCTGGTGCTCCTCGCCGGCCTGGCCTCGATGACGGATGCCGCGCTGGCGACCGTCTCCCACGCCCGGGCCACCGAGCTGGCCAGGGAGGGGAAACGGGGCGCCGGTGCGCTGGCCGCGGTCGCCTCCGACGTGGTGCGCTACGTCAACCTGCTGCTCCTGCTGCGCCTGCTCTGCGAGCTGACCGCGACCACCCTGGTGGCGCTGGTGGCGGTCGACACGTGGGGCATCGGCTGGCAGGCCGCCCTGGTGTCGGCGGGTGCGATGACGCTGGTCAGCTTCGTCGTGGTGGGGGTGGCCCCCCGGACCCTCGGTCGCCAGCACGCTTATGCGGTGGGCCGGGCGACCGCCCCGCTGGTGCGCTGGCTGGGGCGGGTCCTCAACCCGCTCGCCAAGCTGCTGATCCTGATCGGTAACGCGGTCACCCCGGGTAAGGGGTTCCCGGAGGGGCCGTTCGGCAGCCAGGTGGAGCTGCGGGAGCTGGTCGACCTGGCTGAGCAGCGCGGTGTGGTGGAGCACGGCGAGCGCGAGATGATCCACTCGGTGTTCACGTTGGGTGACACCATCGCCCGTGAGGTGATGGTCCCGCGGACCGAGATGGTCTGGATCGAGGCGCCGAAAACCCTGCAACAGGCGCTCTACCTGTTCCTGCGGTCCGGGTTCTCCCGGATCCCGGTGATCGGTGAGAGCGTCGACGACGTCCTGGGCGTGCTCTATCTGAAAGACGTGATCAGGCGCACGCAGAACGGTGATCCGGCCGCCATCGCGCAGGCGGTCGCCGACGCGATGCGCCCGGCGAACTTCGTGCCCGAGTCCAAACCGGTCGACGACCTGCTCTCCGAGATGCAGGCCGCCCGCAACCACCTGGTCATCGTGGTCGACGAGTACGGCGGCACCGCCGGCCTGGTCACCATCGAGGACATCCTGGAGGAGATCGTCGGGGAGATCACCGACGAATACGACGTGGAGCGCCCGCCGATCGAACATCTCGACGACGGCGCGGTCCGGGTCGCCGCCCGCCTGCCGATCGAGGACCTCGGTGACGTGTTCGGCGTCGAGCTGCCCGCCGACGAGGTCGAGACGGTCGGTGGCCTGCTCGCGCAGACCCTGGGCCGGGTGCCCATCCCGGGCGCGAAAGCCGAGGTCAGGGGCCTGCACCTGACCGCCGAAGGCACCACCGGCCGGCGGAACCGGATCGACTCGGTGCTGGTGCGCCGGATCCGTCCGGAGCCGGGGGCCGAGCAGGACGATCAGAACGTTGCCGAGAACGAGGAAAGACAACCCGCCGATGCCTGA
- the ybeY gene encoding rRNA maturation RNase YbeY encodes MSIEIANESGVEVDTDAILAVARHALDEMGVNPLAELSILLVDIDYMAELNHRWMGSNGPTDVLAFPMDEGSVDHGPGESGAGEPALLGDIVLSPEVAAKQATVAGHAAADELHLLTVHGALHLLGYDHAEPDEEREMFALQNKLLQSWRAGRKAG; translated from the coding sequence ATGTCCATCGAGATCGCCAACGAGTCGGGAGTCGAGGTCGACACCGACGCGATTCTCGCGGTTGCCCGGCACGCCCTGGACGAGATGGGGGTCAACCCGCTCGCCGAGCTGTCGATCCTGCTCGTCGACATCGACTACATGGCCGAGCTGAACCATCGGTGGATGGGCAGCAACGGCCCGACCGATGTGCTCGCCTTCCCGATGGACGAGGGCAGCGTCGACCACGGCCCCGGCGAGTCCGGGGCCGGTGAGCCGGCGCTGCTCGGCGACATCGTGCTCTCCCCGGAGGTGGCCGCCAAGCAGGCGACCGTCGCCGGGCATGCCGCCGCCGACGAGCTGCACCTGCTCACCGTGCACGGCGCTCTGCATCTGCTCGGCTACGACCATGCCGAGCCGGATGAGGAGCGGGAGATGTTCGCTCTGCAGAACAAGCTTCTGCAGAGCTGGCGAGCCGGACGCAAAGCCGGCTGA
- a CDS encoding PhoH family protein: MTGTPNESSTGSTSPVRAQTKISVSDPKIMVNLLGAKDEILRLIERTLESDVHVRGNEITITGDPAENATAERLFSELIELIEKGETLSVDAVRRTLRMLQENTSERPAEVLTLNILSRRGRTIRPKTLGQKHYVDAIDKNTIVFGIGPAGTGKTYLAMAKAVQALQAKQINRIILTRPAVEAGERLGFLPGTLTEKIDPYLRPLYDALHDMLDPETIPRLMAAGTIEVAPLAYMRGRTLNDAFIILDEAQNTTPEQMKMFLTRLGFGAKIVVTGDVTQVDLPGGTTSGLRVVREILRDVEDVHFAELSSSDVVRHRLVAEIVDAYARFDAAQEQQAAQSVHAVPGRAASGGRTPGRRR; encoded by the coding sequence ATGACCGGTACGCCGAACGAATCCAGCACTGGCTCGACCAGCCCGGTGCGGGCGCAGACCAAGATCTCGGTGAGTGACCCGAAGATCATGGTGAACCTGCTCGGCGCCAAGGACGAGATCCTCCGGCTCATCGAGCGCACTCTCGAAAGCGACGTGCACGTCCGCGGCAACGAGATCACCATCACCGGCGATCCGGCCGAGAACGCGACCGCCGAGCGTCTCTTCTCCGAGCTGATCGAGCTGATCGAGAAGGGCGAGACGCTCAGCGTCGACGCCGTCCGCCGCACCCTCCGGATGCTTCAGGAGAACACCTCCGAGCGGCCGGCCGAGGTGCTCACCCTCAACATCCTGTCCCGGCGTGGGCGCACCATCCGGCCCAAGACCCTGGGGCAGAAACACTACGTCGACGCCATCGACAAGAACACGATCGTCTTCGGCATCGGCCCCGCCGGTACCGGTAAGACGTATCTGGCGATGGCCAAGGCGGTGCAGGCGCTGCAGGCCAAGCAGATCAACCGGATCATCCTGACCCGGCCGGCCGTCGAGGCGGGGGAGCGGCTCGGCTTCCTGCCCGGCACGCTGACCGAGAAGATCGACCCGTATCTGCGGCCGCTCTACGACGCCCTGCACGACATGCTCGACCCGGAGACCATCCCGCGCCTGATGGCGGCCGGGACGATCGAGGTCGCGCCGCTGGCCTACATGCGTGGCCGTACGCTCAACGACGCCTTCATCATCCTGGACGAGGCACAGAACACCACGCCCGAGCAGATGAAGATGTTCCTGACCCGTCTCGGGTTCGGGGCGAAGATCGTGGTCACCGGCGACGTCACCCAGGTCGACCTGCCCGGCGGCACCACCAGCGGCCTGCGGGTCGTGCGGGAGATCCTGCGCGACGTCGAGGACGTGCACTTCGCGGAGCTGTCCAGCTCCGACGTGGTGCGCCACCGTCTGGTCGCCGAGATCGTCGACGCCTACGCGCGGTTCGACGCGGCGCAGGAGCAACAGGCAGCACAATCCGTCCACGCCGTGCCGGGCCGGGCCGCCAGCGGTGGCCGGACACCGGGTCGCCGGCGCTGA
- a CDS encoding serine hydrolase domain-containing protein, with amino-acid sequence MSTPAPRYERATRRVQADGRIPALSVALHRSDREPWVFTVGESGNPEHPLGPDSRFRIGSVTKTFTAVLVMQARDDGLLDLDQPVSAYLDLPAHGDATIRRLLSHTAGFQREPYGDVWDSLLAPDAGRMLAELDRAERVLPNARRFHYSNLGLAVLGQVVAKLRGGTWAEITQERILGPLGLAATTVARPEQAAIGYLVDAYSDAARPEPPIDVAGLAPAAQIWSTAGDMARWAAFLASPEIVDPGGRVLAAGTVDEMRWPLTTTDENLWALGFGLGLILAPEGKRVMHVGHDGAMPGFLAGVYGRRGGDGNPGALGCAVLGSSGTAPQTNELVHELLRIAVESDPAEIRPWRAARPAPATYRPVLGRWWSEGMEFVFAWHDGRLQARAVDAPASRPPAVFEPLPDEVDVLRTVSGREAGELLRLTRDDRGGVARMHWATYRFTRAQEAFDGGRATDGPE; translated from the coding sequence GTGAGCACGCCCGCCCCGCGTTACGAGCGGGCCACCAGGCGGGTCCAGGCCGACGGCCGGATACCCGCGCTCTCGGTCGCGCTGCACCGCTCCGACCGGGAGCCGTGGGTCTTCACCGTCGGCGAGTCCGGCAACCCGGAGCACCCGCTCGGACCGGACAGCCGGTTCCGGATCGGATCGGTCACCAAGACGTTCACCGCGGTGCTGGTCATGCAGGCCCGCGACGACGGGCTGCTCGACCTCGACCAGCCGGTCTCGGCCTACCTCGACCTGCCGGCGCACGGCGACGCCACGATCCGGCGGCTGCTCTCGCACACCGCCGGGTTCCAGCGGGAGCCGTACGGCGACGTCTGGGACAGCCTGCTCGCCCCGGACGCCGGTCGGATGCTCGCCGAGCTGGACCGGGCCGAGCGGGTGCTGCCCAACGCCCGGCGCTTCCACTACTCCAACCTGGGTCTCGCCGTGCTCGGCCAGGTCGTCGCCAAACTGCGCGGCGGCACCTGGGCCGAGATCACCCAGGAGCGGATCCTCGGCCCGCTCGGGCTGGCCGCCACCACCGTCGCCCGGCCGGAGCAGGCCGCGATCGGCTACCTCGTCGACGCGTACTCCGACGCGGCCCGCCCCGAACCCCCGATCGACGTGGCCGGACTGGCCCCGGCCGCCCAGATCTGGAGCACCGCCGGTGACATGGCCCGGTGGGCGGCGTTCCTGGCCAGTCCCGAGATCGTCGACCCGGGCGGGCGGGTGCTCGCCGCCGGGACCGTCGACGAGATGCGTTGGCCGCTGACCACCACCGACGAGAACCTGTGGGCGCTCGGTTTCGGGCTCGGGCTGATCCTGGCCCCGGAGGGCAAGCGGGTGATGCACGTCGGCCACGACGGGGCGATGCCCGGTTTCCTGGCCGGCGTCTACGGCCGGCGCGGTGGCGACGGCAACCCGGGCGCGCTGGGCTGTGCGGTGCTCGGCTCGTCCGGTACCGCGCCGCAGACCAACGAACTGGTGCACGAGCTGCTGCGGATCGCGGTCGAGTCGGACCCGGCGGAGATCCGGCCGTGGCGTGCCGCCCGGCCCGCTCCGGCCACCTACCGGCCGGTGCTGGGACGCTGGTGGAGCGAGGGGATGGAGTTCGTCTTCGCCTGGCACGACGGCCGGTTGCAGGCGCGGGCGGTCGACGCCCCGGCGAGCCGCCCACCGGCGGTCTTCGAGCCGCTGCCGGATGAGGTGGACGTGCTCCGCACGGTCTCCGGGCGGGAAGCCGGCGAGTTGCTGCGGCTGACCCGTGACGACCGCGGCGGGGTGGCCCGGATGCACTGGGCGACCTATCGCTTCACCAGAGCACAGGAGGCCTTCGACGGGGGCCGGGCGACAGACGGCCCCGAATAG
- a CDS encoding HIT domain-containing protein — MENSCLFCRIVAGEIPATVVHRTATTVAFRDIDPKAPTHVLVIPVAHHANVIELATDPAAAADVLATAATVAEIEGLDQGFRVIFNTGAHGGQEVFHVHAHVVGGAPLGPMLARS; from the coding sequence GTGGAAAACTCCTGCCTGTTCTGCCGGATCGTGGCCGGCGAGATCCCGGCCACGGTCGTGCACCGCACCGCGACCACGGTGGCCTTCCGAGACATCGACCCCAAAGCGCCCACCCACGTGCTGGTCATCCCGGTCGCCCACCACGCGAACGTGATCGAGCTCGCCACCGACCCGGCCGCGGCCGCCGACGTGCTGGCCACCGCGGCCACCGTCGCCGAGATCGAGGGCCTGGACCAGGGCTTCCGGGTCATCTTCAACACCGGCGCGCACGGCGGCCAGGAGGTCTTCCACGTACACGCGCACGTCGTCGGCGGCGCGCCGCTCGGCCCGATGCTGGCTCGGTCGTGA